A window of the Desulfovibrio sp. genome harbors these coding sequences:
- a CDS encoding cytochrome c3 family protein: MRRTKLLAAVFAALVLCAFALTGQAQDAKMNLNNVKAYAGGKQRGAVTFTHEKHVADGYACTDCHHKYDPKQPGKNLWTEGDETSCAACHAGAKPKSKVGLQQAFHKNCWGCHEKMPASKKLSFGPRSCAGCHQVK, encoded by the coding sequence ATGCGCCGCACAAAACTTCTCGCCGCCGTGTTCGCGGCCCTTGTCCTGTGCGCCTTCGCGCTGACCGGCCAGGCCCAGGATGCGAAAATGAACTTGAACAACGTCAAGGCCTACGCGGGCGGCAAGCAGCGCGGTGCCGTGACCTTTACCCACGAAAAGCATGTGGCCGATGGCTACGCATGCACCGATTGCCACCACAAGTATGATCCCAAGCAACCCGGCAAGAACCTTTGGACAGAGGGTGACGAGACCTCCTGCGCGGCCTGCCACGCCGGAGCCAAGCCCAAGAGCAAGGTCGGCTTGCAGCAGGCCTTCCACAAGAACTGCTGGGGGTGTCATGAAAAGATGCCTGCCAGCAAGAAGCTGAGCTTTGGCCCTCGCTCCTGCGCAGGTTGCCATCAAGTGAAATAG
- a CDS encoding 4Fe-4S dicluster domain-containing protein gives MKRRHFLGLAGAATATALAGKANAAGGHSFEGYPNSYGVLFDASRCIGCRQCEIGCNKINSENVTKPWNTLPKKDPKVFEDLKGMNAKARTDNTAYTVVNKFEPKALGGKTPVFKKAQCMHCKEPACASACFVNAFKKNPEGAVTYDGSVCVGCRYCMVACPWDVPAYDYDKLIPYVQKCHMCHPHIKAGKAKVPGCVSACPMEALVWGKREDLVKEAWSRIKAVPGKYLPHVYGEQEMGGTNWMYISNVPFAQIGLREDLGTTPAPQLTSSALGLVPLVACLWPVLLGGIWQITKWKDKKAEDEKTQAVAEAVAQERAKAGK, from the coding sequence ATGAAGCGCAGACACTTCCTGGGACTCGCAGGCGCGGCCACGGCCACAGCTTTGGCTGGGAAGGCCAACGCGGCCGGCGGGCACTCCTTCGAGGGATATCCCAACTCCTATGGCGTCCTTTTTGACGCCAGCCGCTGCATTGGCTGCCGCCAGTGCGAGATCGGTTGCAACAAAATTAACTCCGAAAACGTCACCAAGCCCTGGAATACCCTTCCCAAGAAAGATCCGAAGGTGTTCGAGGACTTGAAGGGCATGAACGCCAAGGCCCGCACGGACAACACTGCCTACACGGTTGTGAACAAGTTCGAGCCCAAGGCCCTGGGCGGCAAGACTCCGGTGTTCAAGAAGGCCCAGTGCATGCACTGCAAGGAGCCTGCTTGCGCCTCGGCGTGCTTCGTCAACGCCTTCAAGAAGAACCCAGAAGGCGCGGTTACATATGACGGCTCCGTCTGCGTGGGCTGCCGCTACTGCATGGTCGCCTGCCCGTGGGACGTCCCGGCGTACGACTACGACAAGCTGATCCCCTACGTGCAGAAGTGCCACATGTGCCACCCGCACATTAAAGCCGGCAAGGCCAAGGTGCCCGGCTGCGTGTCCGCCTGCCCCATGGAGGCCCTGGTCTGGGGCAAACGCGAAGACCTGGTGAAGGAAGCCTGGAGCCGCATCAAGGCGGTGCCCGGCAAGTACCTGCCGCACGTCTATGGCGAGCAGGAGATGGGCGGGACTAACTGGATGTATATCTCCAATGTGCCTTTTGCCCAGATCGGCCTGCGCGAAGACCTGGGCACCACCCCCGCTCCCCAGCTGACCTCTTCCGCCTTGGGCCTGGTGCCCCTGGTGGCCTGCCTCTGGCCGGTCCTCTTGGGCGGCATCTGGCAGATCACCAAGTGGAAGGACAAGAAGGCTGAGGACGAGAAAACACAAGCCGTTGCCGAAGCCGTCGCTCAAGAGCGGGCCAAGGCCGGGAAATAA
- a CDS encoding Rrf2 family transcriptional regulator, giving the protein MKLTTRSRYGTRMLLDLAENGGNGPVRVSEIAQRQGISVKYLEKLSRILKKAGLIRSMRGSKGGHLLAKPPADISMGEIVRALEGDLNLVTCWTERTSCPRLKTCATSKLWQEVSKALLERLDSMTLEELLKNSSDGPMGACENGKPE; this is encoded by the coding sequence ATGAAGTTGACCACCCGAAGCCGCTATGGCACCCGAATGCTCCTGGACCTAGCCGAGAACGGCGGAAACGGCCCTGTACGGGTCAGCGAGATTGCCCAGCGCCAGGGTATTTCGGTTAAGTATCTGGAAAAGTTGTCCAGGATTCTCAAGAAAGCCGGTCTTATCCGCAGCATGCGCGGGTCCAAGGGCGGGCATCTGCTGGCCAAGCCTCCTGCGGATATCTCCATGGGCGAAATCGTACGGGCCCTGGAAGGAGATTTGAACCTCGTCACTTGCTGGACCGAGCGGACCAGCTGCCCCAGGCTCAAAACCTGTGCAACCAGCAAGCTCTGGCAGGAAGTGAGCAAGGCTTTGCTCGAGCGCCTCGACTCCATGACCTTGGAGGAGCTCCTCAAGAACTCCAGCGATGGCCCCATGGGTGCCTGCGAGAACGGCAAACCCGAGTAG
- a CDS encoding (Fe-S)-binding protein produces MSDQKPVNAEEIMAVIERNDTARLRAWLKTCTSCGLCSESCFFYLANENAPEFMPQYKARKTLGELIKNKGNVTRAQLEEMKEIAWARCTMCRRCSQYCPFGIEIAVMINVARQCMRTQEVCPDRLMTIDQSYEEFGNQMSIPDEEFVETCEWMAEEGQDRLKDLEIPIDKEDAEIMFVVNSREPKYYPQDIQEAAMVMHAAGENWTLPSHGWEATNLSMFSGNLRVAGMVTQSVYDAAQKLRAKKICITECGHAYRAAKYEGPYWTKQPGGKAPVEVTHAVQLFHDYMKDGRIKLKHKFKEAITYQHPCNLSRSGDLGPAGEALMDMLCENYIPMEPHAEWSHCCCGGGGFIPMGADYKKTRMVAGKVKAEQIQKTGAKFVLVPCHNCTDQINDLNKEYDLGIKVMSFKELICELMDLPPHMKPEGEEDE; encoded by the coding sequence ATGTCCGATCAAAAGCCCGTCAATGCCGAAGAGATCATGGCGGTCATCGAGCGCAACGACACCGCTCGTCTGCGCGCATGGCTGAAGACCTGCACCTCGTGCGGTTTGTGTTCCGAATCCTGCTTCTTTTACCTCGCCAATGAGAATGCCCCCGAGTTCATGCCCCAGTACAAGGCTCGCAAGACCCTTGGAGAACTCATAAAGAACAAAGGCAACGTGACCCGCGCCCAACTCGAGGAGATGAAGGAAATAGCTTGGGCCCGCTGCACAATGTGCCGCCGGTGCTCCCAGTACTGCCCCTTCGGCATCGAGATTGCGGTGATGATCAACGTGGCGCGTCAGTGCATGCGCACTCAGGAGGTCTGCCCGGATCGCCTGATGACCATCGACCAGAGCTATGAGGAGTTCGGCAACCAGATGTCCATCCCGGACGAGGAGTTCGTGGAGACCTGCGAATGGATGGCGGAGGAAGGTCAGGACCGCCTGAAGGACCTGGAAATTCCTATCGACAAGGAAGATGCGGAGATCATGTTCGTGGTGAACTCCCGCGAACCCAAGTACTACCCGCAAGACATTCAGGAAGCGGCCATGGTCATGCATGCGGCCGGTGAAAACTGGACCCTGCCAAGCCACGGCTGGGAAGCCACCAACCTCTCCATGTTCTCGGGTAACCTTAGGGTTGCCGGCATGGTGACCCAGTCAGTGTACGACGCGGCCCAGAAGCTCAGGGCCAAGAAGATCTGCATCACCGAGTGCGGTCACGCTTACCGCGCCGCCAAGTACGAGGGCCCCTACTGGACCAAGCAGCCCGGCGGCAAGGCACCGGTGGAGGTCACCCACGCCGTGCAGCTTTTCCACGACTACATGAAGGACGGCCGCATCAAGCTCAAGCACAAGTTCAAGGAGGCCATCACCTACCAGCACCCCTGCAATCTGTCGCGCTCGGGCGATCTGGGGCCGGCGGGCGAGGCGCTCATGGACATGCTCTGCGAGAACTACATTCCCATGGAACCCCACGCCGAATGGAGCCACTGTTGCTGCGGCGGCGGCGGTTTCATCCCCATGGGAGCCGACTACAAGAAGACTCGCATGGTCGCGGGCAAGGTCAAGGCCGAGCAGATCCAGAAGACCGGCGCCAAGTTCGTGCTGGTGCCCTGCCACAACTGCACCGACCAGATTAACGACCTGAACAAGGAATACGATCTGGGTATCAAGGTGATGTCGTTCAAGGAACTCATCTGCGAACTGATGGACCTTCCGCCCCACATGAAGCCCGAAGGAGAGGAGGACGAGTAA